Proteins encoded in a region of the Marinilabiliales bacterium genome:
- a CDS encoding gamma carbonic anhydrase family protein, protein MALIKTVRGFTPRFGSNCYLADNSTVIGDVVAGDECSIWFGVVIRGDVNSIRIGNRVNVQDNSVMHCTFEKTTIVIGNNVSIGHNVIVHGAHIGDNVLVGMGAVLMDDVVVEPDAIIAAGAVVLEKTRVESGTIYGGVPARRIKEIERQQIAEMVERHSGNYLRYADWYRE, encoded by the coding sequence ATGGCGCTAATTAAAACAGTAAGGGGGTTCACACCCCGTTTCGGCAGTAATTGTTACCTGGCTGATAATTCCACGGTTATTGGTGATGTTGTTGCCGGAGATGAATGCAGCATATGGTTCGGCGTAGTAATCAGGGGAGATGTAAACTCAATACGGATCGGCAACAGGGTAAACGTACAGGACAATTCAGTAATGCACTGCACCTTTGAAAAGACAACCATTGTTATTGGCAACAATGTATCGATCGGTCACAATGTGATTGTTCACGGTGCCCATATAGGAGATAATGTACTGGTCGGGATGGGTGCTGTTTTAATGGACGACGTGGTTGTTGAGCCGGATGCGATCATAGCTGCCGGAGCCGTGGTGCTTGAAAAGACCAGGGTTGAATCGGGCACTATTTACGGAGGGGTGCCTGCCCGCCGCATCAAGGAAATTGAGAGGCAACAGATTGCCGAAATGGTAGAAAGACACTCCGGGAACTATCTGCGATATGCCGATTGGTACCGGGAGTGA
- the murI gene encoding glutamate racemase, producing MTRLNTGPIGIFDSGVGGLTVAAAVKQILPEETIIYFGDTAHLPYGDKSSEAILHYSKKISDFLLGHNCRVILAACNTVSATVWSELESYIGERAIAVNVIDPVANRLANTLSGSTVGVIGTKNTVNSGAYPEKINKVRGDVRVRSLATPLLVPMIEEGFVYDDISNAIIRTYLSDSRLKGIDTLILGCTHYPIIRNQIRKFYDFKVDVIDSAMMVAEELRDLIEKNEAHMNGQAGCTGAASRECGDVRQGNTNDAGDFRHGNTKDGGDVRQGDPVTGDRFFVSDHTEYFSRIAAIFFEKEIALEKHDLWK from the coding sequence ATGACCAGACTGAATACCGGTCCCATAGGCATATTTGATTCGGGGGTTGGGGGACTTACGGTGGCAGCGGCCGTAAAGCAGATCCTGCCTGAGGAGACGATAATCTATTTCGGCGATACCGCTCACCTTCCTTACGGGGACAAATCGTCTGAGGCAATCTTGCATTACAGCAAAAAAATAAGCGATTTTCTTCTGGGACACAACTGCCGGGTCATACTGGCGGCATGCAATACGGTTTCGGCTACGGTATGGAGTGAACTGGAAAGCTATATTGGTGAGCGTGCAATTGCAGTGAATGTGATCGATCCCGTTGCAAACAGGCTTGCAAACACGTTATCAGGATCTACCGTAGGCGTAATAGGAACGAAGAACACTGTAAATTCGGGAGCCTACCCCGAAAAGATCAATAAGGTACGCGGGGATGTAAGGGTCCGCTCCCTGGCAACCCCCCTGCTGGTTCCCATGATAGAGGAGGGATTCGTGTATGATGACATAAGCAATGCGATAATCAGGACCTACCTCTCCGATTCACGCCTCAAGGGGATCGACACCCTGATACTCGGTTGCACCCATTACCCCATAATCAGGAACCAGATCAGGAAATTCTACGATTTCAAGGTTGATGTGATCGATTCGGCAATGATGGTTGCCGAAGAGCTCAGGGACCTGATCGAAAAAAATGAAGCACACATGAACGGGCAAGCCGGCTGCACCGGAGCAGCCAGCCGGGAATGCGGCGATGTGCGGCAGGGCAACACAAATGATGCCGGCGATTTTCGGCATGGCAATACAAAGGATGGCGGCGATGTGCGGCAGGGTGATCCGGTAACCGGCGACAGGTTCTTCGTGTCAGACCACACCGAATACTTTTCGAGAATTGCGGCGATATTCTTTGAAAAGGAGATCGCACTTGAGAAGCACGACCTCTGGAAATAG
- a CDS encoding OmpH family outer membrane protein, translating into MKLLLKAILVTTLLAAGPMATAQNVKFGHINSSQLLRIMPEREAAQRQLEREARSLGEELEKLQVEYNNKLQNYIEAQDTLTNVVRQLRERELRELQNRIQEFQAGAQEDLQMREMELIQPIFEKIEKAISEVARERGYIYVFDIDANAILYFSDDSEDILPYVREKMGL; encoded by the coding sequence ATGAAACTTTTACTAAAGGCAATACTTGTCACCACACTGCTGGCTGCCGGACCAATGGCAACCGCCCAGAACGTTAAGTTCGGACATATTAACTCATCACAGTTGCTCAGGATCATGCCCGAAAGGGAGGCTGCCCAGAGACAACTCGAACGTGAAGCCAGAAGCCTTGGTGAAGAGCTGGAGAAACTCCAGGTCGAATACAACAATAAACTCCAGAATTACATTGAAGCACAGGATACCCTTACTAATGTGGTAAGACAACTTCGTGAACGTGAACTGAGAGAACTTCAGAACAGAATTCAGGAGTTCCAGGCAGGAGCGCAGGAAGACCTTCAGATGAGGGAAATGGAGCTGATCCAGCCTATCTTTGAAAAGATAGAGAAAGCCATATCAGAAGTTGCACGGGAAAGAGGATATATTTACGTATTTGACATAGATGCCAACGCCATTCTTTACTTCAGCGACGATAGCGAAGATATCCTTCCCTACGTAAGGGAAAAGATGGGGCTGTAG
- a CDS encoding OmpH family outer membrane protein, with product MALMLVVTAHIASAQRFAWVDSEYILSNIPEYRAAQEQLEKLSAEWQKEIEERYQQVEALYRTYQNDRVLMSEEMRRKREDEIVNMEAAAADLQRKYFGPEGELFNSQEELIRPIQDRIYKAVEKMAQDGNYAVIFDTANSPTMLYTNPRNDLSDDILRMLGYRN from the coding sequence ATGGCGCTGATGCTGGTTGTTACAGCGCATATAGCTTCAGCACAGCGATTCGCATGGGTTGACAGTGAATATATTCTCAGCAATATACCCGAATACAGGGCAGCACAGGAGCAGCTGGAAAAACTTTCAGCCGAGTGGCAGAAAGAGATAGAGGAGAGATACCAGCAGGTTGAAGCCCTCTACAGAACCTACCAGAATGACAGGGTGCTTATGAGCGAAGAGATGAGGAGAAAAAGAGAAGACGAGATAGTCAACATGGAGGCTGCGGCTGCCGATCTTCAGAGAAAATACTTCGGTCCGGAAGGAGAGCTATTCAACAGCCAGGAGGAATTAATAAGACCAATTCAGGACAGGATATACAAAGCCGTGGAGAAAATGGCACAGGATGGTAACTACGCGGTGATATTCGATACCGCCAACTCACCTACCATGCTCTATACAAATCCCCGCAACGATCTCAGTGATGATATCCTGAGAATGCTGGGCTACCGGAACTGA
- the bamA gene encoding outer membrane protein assembly factor BamA produces the protein MLAKKLTSFVFFMLALVCMLPDGKAQTDYPALPVMDYSRAREYVIREVTVSGIQHLDPGVVVNASGLTRGRRITVPGDDIAEAIRKLWDQRLFSDVRITTTRIEGTEIDLNIWLQEPPRLSALNIEGLRRSELRDIEDKIRLRTGRLVDENTLNNTRDIIQKHFVEKGFLNTEVDIRMEDDPVQPNRVILYIDVDKNERVRISDIYFIGNENFTDRRLRRVMKNTNKRNLNIFRTSKLVAEDYREDKQNLISFYNEHGFRDAVVVSDTIYHTEENRINVGIEIEEGIQYYFRDITWVGNTKYPAEFLTAVLGIEKGEVYDQTKLYNRLRLDDDAVSSIYLDDGYLFFQINPVELRIDNDSIDLEMRIREGDQARINRVLISGNTKTNEHVIRREIRTKPGQLFSKTNLMRSHREISSLGHFDPERLEINPLPNPNDGTVDIEYVVEERANDQLEISGGWGAGMLIGTIGVRFNNFSTRNIFNREAWRPLPSGDGQTLSIRAQSNGSYYQAYNLTFVEPYVGGTRPNSLSFSVYHTIQTNRYNRRVQDWSSIKISGASLGMGRRLDWPDDFFTLYNEISYQNYELDDWFGQFLFQDGSSNNLSVRTSFGRNSVDQPIYPRRGNSFNLSLQITPPYSLLSDKDFSSMPASEKYKWIEYHKWTFRSNWYTALTGNLVLSAGAQFGILGYFNSDIGPSPFESFDLGGDGMSGYNLYGRETIGLRGYENGSLTPIVRGHKAGNIYNKFTMELRYPVSTNPNAFIYPLIFVEAGNAWYDFKEFNPFAVKRSAGVGLRAFLPMFGLLGIDWAYGFDQIPGRPGASGSQFHFVLGQQF, from the coding sequence ATGCTGGCAAAAAAATTAACGTCTTTTGTTTTCTTCATGCTTGCCCTGGTTTGTATGCTACCCGACGGTAAAGCACAGACAGACTACCCGGCCTTGCCGGTTATGGATTACTCCAGGGCCAGGGAATATGTAATAAGGGAAGTTACAGTATCCGGAATTCAGCATCTTGACCCGGGTGTTGTAGTAAATGCATCCGGCCTGACAAGGGGCAGAAGGATCACTGTACCAGGAGATGACATAGCTGAGGCGATCCGAAAATTATGGGATCAAAGGCTTTTCTCAGATGTAAGGATAACTACCACCCGGATTGAAGGCACTGAGATAGACCTCAATATATGGCTCCAGGAGCCACCCCGGTTGTCGGCCCTGAATATCGAGGGGCTTAGAAGAAGCGAACTGAGGGATATTGAAGACAAGATAAGATTGAGGACCGGCAGGCTCGTTGACGAAAATACGCTCAACAACACCAGGGATATTATTCAAAAGCACTTTGTCGAGAAAGGGTTCCTCAATACCGAGGTTGATATCAGGATGGAGGATGACCCGGTACAACCCAACAGGGTAATACTGTACATTGATGTCGATAAAAATGAGAGGGTCAGGATTTCCGACATCTATTTCATTGGCAATGAGAATTTCACCGACCGCCGGCTCAGAAGGGTCATGAAGAATACAAACAAGCGAAACCTTAACATCTTCAGAACCTCAAAGCTGGTAGCAGAAGACTACAGGGAAGATAAACAGAACCTGATTTCATTCTACAACGAACACGGATTCAGAGATGCCGTCGTAGTTTCAGATACCATTTACCATACCGAGGAGAACAGGATCAATGTCGGGATAGAAATTGAGGAGGGGATCCAATACTATTTCAGGGATATTACATGGGTGGGCAACACCAAGTACCCTGCCGAATTTCTTACCGCCGTGCTCGGCATTGAAAAAGGAGAGGTGTACGACCAGACAAAGCTCTATAACAGGCTGCGGCTGGATGATGATGCTGTAAGTTCCATTTATCTTGATGATGGTTACCTGTTCTTTCAGATCAATCCGGTTGAACTCCGGATCGATAATGATTCTATCGACCTGGAAATGCGCATACGCGAGGGAGACCAGGCAAGGATAAACCGGGTGCTTATATCAGGGAACACGAAGACCAACGAGCATGTGATAAGACGGGAGATAAGAACCAAGCCCGGGCAGCTTTTCAGTAAGACCAACCTTATGCGTTCGCACAGGGAAATATCCAGTCTGGGGCATTTTGATCCGGAAAGGCTGGAAATAAACCCTTTGCCCAATCCGAATGACGGAACAGTTGACATAGAATATGTTGTAGAGGAGAGGGCAAATGACCAGCTTGAGATTTCAGGCGGCTGGGGCGCCGGCATGCTGATAGGGACCATCGGTGTTCGCTTCAATAATTTCTCTACAAGAAATATCTTTAACAGGGAGGCTTGGAGGCCTCTTCCCTCAGGTGACGGACAGACACTGAGCATCCGGGCCCAGTCCAACGGCAGCTACTACCAGGCATACAACCTGACCTTTGTCGAGCCATATGTTGGAGGCACCAGGCCCAACTCACTCTCCTTCTCGGTCTATCACACCATCCAGACCAACAGGTATAACCGCAGGGTACAGGACTGGTCATCCATAAAGATCTCCGGGGCTTCGCTGGGTATGGGAAGAAGGCTGGACTGGCCCGATGATTTCTTCACACTTTACAACGAGATCAGCTATCAGAATTATGAACTGGATGACTGGTTCGGCCAGTTCCTGTTCCAGGACGGGAGTTCAAACAACTTAAGTGTAAGAACATCCTTCGGGAGAAACTCAGTTGACCAGCCGATATATCCGCGCCGTGGTAATTCCTTCAACCTTTCACTCCAGATAACTCCGCCATATTCACTTCTGAGTGACAAGGATTTTTCCTCTATGCCGGCCAGCGAAAAATACAAGTGGATAGAGTACCATAAATGGACATTCAGGAGCAACTGGTACACAGCACTGACCGGGAACCTCGTCCTTAGCGCCGGTGCCCAGTTCGGGATCCTGGGTTATTTCAACAGCGACATTGGCCCGTCACCCTTTGAGAGTTTTGATCTGGGCGGTGACGGCATGTCCGGGTATAACCTCTACGGCAGGGAGACTATCGGACTGAGAGGTTATGAAAATGGCTCACTGACTCCGATAGTAAGGGGACACAAGGCAGGTAACATCTACAACAAGTTCACCATGGAGCTGAGGTATCCTGTCTCAACAAATCCCAACGCATTCATATACCCTCTTATCTTCGTTGAGGCGGGCAATGCCTGGTATGATTTCAAGGAGTTCAATCCGTTTGCGGTCAAGCGTTCGGCAGGTGTCGGACTCAGAGCCTTCCTCCCGATGTTCGGTCTGCTTGGTATTGACTGGGCCTACGGGTTTGACCAGATACCCGGCAGGCCGGGTGCGAGTGGCAGTCAGTTCCATTTCGTTCTGGGACAGCAATTCTAA
- a CDS encoding isoprenyl transferase, with protein MTGIKDKIDKNKLPRHIAIIMDGNGRWAKERGSHRIFGHQNGVTAVKQAVEGAGELGVEYLTLYAFSKENWCRPQEEIDALLDLMVSSINSESEALIENNVRLLVIGDMDNLPPAIVDRLIDVINKTKENTGLTLIVALSYSARWEIARAARLIAEDVRSGRIAGSDIDEEKFACYLATADIPDPELLIRTSGEYRLSNFMLWQLAYAEMYFTPTLWPDFRKKHLYGAIADFQKRERRFGKTSEQLNCD; from the coding sequence ATGACAGGAATTAAGGATAAAATAGACAAGAACAAGCTCCCGCGCCATATTGCCATTATCATGGACGGAAACGGCAGATGGGCCAAAGAGAGGGGCTCCCACAGGATATTCGGGCACCAGAACGGCGTCACTGCCGTTAAACAGGCCGTTGAGGGAGCCGGCGAGCTTGGCGTGGAATATCTGACGCTGTATGCATTTTCCAAGGAAAACTGGTGCCGGCCCCAGGAAGAGATAGATGCCCTGCTGGACCTTATGGTATCATCAATTAATTCTGAAAGCGAGGCACTAATTGAGAACAATGTCCGTTTATTGGTTATCGGCGACATGGATAACCTGCCGCCGGCAATTGTTGACAGGCTTATTGACGTAATTAACAAGACAAAAGAAAACACCGGGCTGACACTTATTGTCGCGCTGAGTTACAGTGCACGGTGGGAGATTGCAAGGGCAGCAAGGCTTATTGCAGAAGATGTCAGATCGGGCAGAATAGCCGGGAGTGATATTGATGAAGAAAAATTTGCCTGTTACCTTGCCACGGCAGACATACCTGATCCCGAACTTCTTATCAGAACAAGCGGGGAGTACCGGCTCAGTAATTTTATGCTATGGCAGCTTGCATATGCTGAAATGTATTTTACGCCCACTTTGTGGCCCGATTTCCGGAAAAAGCATTTGTACGGCGCAATTGCTGATTTTCAGAAAAGAGAGAGAAGGTTTGGTAAAACAAGCGAACAATTAAACTGCGATTGA
- a CDS encoding NAD kinase has product MQISVYGRQFNPHFNDYAKRLFTKLRENRLRISLYEPFYDFLVRKAGIDPEPEAIFNSHDDLDRSSDFIFAIGGDGTILETITLVRDSGIPVLGFNSGKLGFLANISGDDIDKAIGAVMTGNYTTEKRSLLQLQSPEKLFSVFDCALNEFTIQKKDSTMITIQAWLNDHFLNSYWADGLIISTPTGSTAYSLSAGGPLLTPDTGAIIISPIAPHNLTVRPIVVPDNNTIRLRVTGNRPEFLLSMDSRSRLVAMETEIVIRKPDYYINLIRLNSQDFYTTLRNKLMWGADKRN; this is encoded by the coding sequence ATGCAGATATCTGTATACGGACGGCAGTTCAACCCTCATTTCAATGATTACGCGAAGAGGTTGTTTACAAAGCTCCGGGAGAACAGACTCCGTATATCCTTATATGAACCTTTCTACGATTTCCTCGTCAGGAAAGCAGGTATTGACCCTGAGCCGGAAGCCATTTTTAATTCACATGATGATCTTGACAGGTCAAGTGATTTTATCTTCGCAATCGGCGGTGACGGAACAATTCTGGAGACCATAACGTTGGTAAGGGATTCAGGTATTCCGGTACTCGGGTTCAACAGCGGCAAACTGGGATTCCTTGCAAATATCTCAGGGGATGATATTGATAAAGCAATAGGGGCGGTAATGACAGGCAACTATACCACCGAAAAAAGAAGCCTGCTTCAGTTGCAAAGCCCCGAAAAGTTATTCAGCGTATTTGACTGCGCACTCAATGAGTTCACCATCCAGAAAAAAGATTCAACCATGATAACGATCCAGGCCTGGCTGAACGATCATTTCCTGAATTCCTACTGGGCAGACGGACTTATCATCTCAACACCGACAGGATCAACGGCATATTCATTAAGCGCAGGGGGACCATTGCTGACCCCTGATACCGGCGCCATTATTATTTCACCTATTGCCCCGCATAATCTTACCGTGAGGCCGATTGTAGTTCCCGATAACAACACAATAAGGCTCAGGGTAACCGGAAACAGACCGGAGTTCCTGCTTTCGATGGATTCCAGGAGCAGACTGGTAGCAATGGAGACTGAAATTGTTATCAGGAAACCGGATTACTATATCAACCTGATCAGACTCAACAGCCAGGATTTCTACACTACGCTTCGAAATAAACTTATGTGGGGAGCTGATAAAAGGAACTGA
- a CDS encoding CBS domain-containing protein, whose protein sequence is MLARELVSDVIPALRTSDTGARALSWMEIFRISHLPIVNNQEFLGLISDTDIYDLGMTDEPIGNHKLSLFSPFVYDHQHIYEVIEIASRLRLTVIPVLDEKKSYTGLIGQNDLLAHFATLTAVSEPGGLIVLEMNHHDYSISQIGQIIESNNARILSLYTRNTEDSTLMEVTIKINRTDLTPVIRTFQRYDYNIKASYMDDENLDGFYKNRYEQFMRYLNV, encoded by the coding sequence ATGCTAGCCAGGGAACTTGTATCAGATGTTATTCCGGCACTCCGAACCTCCGACACCGGAGCCCGTGCACTCAGCTGGATGGAAATATTCCGGATATCCCATCTTCCCATTGTCAATAACCAGGAGTTTCTCGGACTTATCTCAGATACCGACATATACGACCTTGGCATGACCGACGAACCTATCGGAAATCACAAGCTGTCGCTGTTCAGTCCCTTTGTGTATGATCACCAGCATATTTACGAAGTGATTGAGATTGCCTCCCGCCTCAGGCTGACTGTCATACCGGTTCTTGATGAAAAGAAGAGCTATACAGGACTGATCGGACAGAATGACCTGCTGGCCCATTTTGCAACTCTTACAGCTGTCAGTGAACCCGGAGGGCTTATAGTGCTGGAGATGAACCACCACGACTACTCAATAAGCCAGATAGGCCAGATCATTGAAAGCAACAACGCCAGGATACTTAGCCTCTATACGCGGAATACGGAAGACAGCACCCTTATGGAAGTAACGATCAAGATCAACCGAACCGACCTTACACCTGTCATCAGGACATTCCAGAGGTATGACTATAACATCAAGGCATCATATATGGATGACGAAAACCTTGACGGTTTTTACAAAAACAGGTATGAACAGTTCATGCGTTATCTGAACGTTTAA
- a CDS encoding pyridoxine 5'-phosphate synthase — MTRLSVNINKIATLRNARGGNIPDVIKAAVDCQDFGAHGITVHPRPDERHIRYQDVRDIRPLITTEFNIEGYPSESFIQLVLSVMPHQVTLVPDPPDAITSSEGWDTISQRGFLTEVIARFHEHGIRTSIFTGTDLNHIEHAALTGTDRIELYTEPYARHFPADPAGAAEPFTAAAKMAGEAGLGINAGHDLNLENLGYFAGRVPGLLEVSIGHALISDAIYFGLENVIQMYLRQLELKGARSGSI, encoded by the coding sequence ATGACCCGATTAAGCGTAAATATAAACAAAATTGCCACATTGAGGAATGCCAGGGGCGGAAATATACCTGATGTGATTAAAGCGGCGGTGGATTGCCAGGACTTCGGGGCACATGGTATAACGGTGCATCCGCGCCCCGATGAGCGGCACATAAGGTACCAGGATGTTCGTGATATCAGGCCTCTGATCACTACCGAGTTCAATATAGAGGGATACCCGTCTGAATCTTTTATTCAGCTTGTCTTATCAGTAATGCCTCACCAGGTAACGCTGGTGCCTGACCCTCCCGATGCTATTACCTCGAGTGAGGGATGGGATACCATCTCGCAGAGGGGCTTCCTTACCGAGGTTATTGCAAGGTTTCATGAACATGGTATAAGGACATCGATCTTTACCGGCACCGATCTGAACCATATTGAACATGCGGCACTGACTGGCACCGACAGGATCGAGCTTTACACCGAACCCTATGCACGGCATTTCCCGGCAGATCCAGCTGGGGCGGCAGAGCCCTTTACAGCTGCTGCAAAAATGGCCGGTGAAGCCGGGCTGGGTATTAATGCCGGGCATGACCTGAACCTTGAAAATTTAGGCTATTTTGCCGGCAGGGTGCCGGGACTCCTGGAAGTCTCGATCGGCCACGCCCTCATCTCCGATGCTATTTATTTCGGACTTGAAAATGTGATCCAGATGTACCTTCGGCAACTTGAGCTTAAGGGTGCACGATCCGGCAGCATATGA
- a CDS encoding alpha/beta fold hydrolase has translation MKLFYRKTGSGRPLIILHGLYGSSDNWMSVAKSLSGHFEVWLPDLRNHGRSPHDRNHTYEMIRNDILEFIDDAGIEKPVIIGHSMGGKAAMCFAQHHPDRIEKLIVADIAPKSYKDLYREEPLNHHDILQAMKKADVSSAGTRRDVDDMLQATIKSARIRGFLMKNLDRGDDGSYRWTLNLDVLIKELDNIMDGVNSDCFDPEFPLTGFPVLFIRGGKSAYVLDEDIEVIERIFPSAKIVTINGAGHWLHAEQPAAFVEAVLEFTAV, from the coding sequence ATGAAGCTGTTTTACAGAAAAACAGGGTCGGGTAGGCCATTGATAATTTTACACGGCCTTTACGGTTCGTCAGATAACTGGATGAGTGTTGCCAAATCGCTGTCCGGCCATTTTGAGGTCTGGCTGCCCGATCTCAGAAACCACGGAAGATCACCGCATGATAGGAACCACACTTATGAGATGATCAGAAATGATATCCTGGAATTCATTGATGATGCCGGCATTGAGAAGCCGGTCATTATCGGGCATTCCATGGGCGGCAAGGCTGCCATGTGTTTTGCACAGCATCATCCCGACCGTATTGAGAAGCTGATCGTAGCAGATATTGCACCCAAGTCCTACAAAGACCTCTACAGGGAAGAACCGCTAAATCATCATGATATCCTGCAGGCGATGAAGAAGGCAGATGTTTCTTCTGCAGGAACGCGCAGGGATGTTGATGATATGCTGCAGGCCACCATTAAATCTGCCAGGATAAGAGGATTCCTCATGAAAAACCTTGACAGGGGTGATGACGGTAGTTACCGGTGGACTCTGAACCTGGACGTGCTTATAAAGGAGCTTGATAATATAATGGACGGGGTTAACTCCGATTGCTTTGATCCGGAGTTTCCCCTCACCGGGTTTCCTGTCCTTTTTATCAGGGGCGGTAAGTCGGCGTATGTTCTTGATGAGGATATTGAGGTCATTGAAAGGATCTTTCCTTCAGCTAAAATTGTTACCATAAACGGTGCAGGGCATTGGCTGCATGCTGAACAACCCGCTGCATTTGTTGAGGCAGTGCTGGAATTCACAGCAGTCTGA
- a CDS encoding uridine kinase, whose protein sequence is MLIVGIAGGSGSGKTTVVRKVMSSLPENKVVLIPQDSYYRDNSHLPPAERQKINFDHPRALEFSLLIRHVKMLREGKAIQQPVYSYLTCTRSEETMEIMPKQVVIIEGILILTSRLLRELMDIKVFVDADADDRLSRVISRDISERGRSVTAVLDRYNKTVKPMHLQFIEPTKRYADIIIPQGGNNKVGINILTEIIRSSLNNRKTR, encoded by the coding sequence ATGCTGATTGTCGGTATTGCAGGAGGGTCAGGTTCAGGAAAAACAACTGTTGTCAGGAAGGTTATGTCAAGCCTGCCTGAGAACAAAGTGGTGCTGATACCCCAGGACTCCTATTATCGTGACAATTCACATCTGCCGCCCGCCGAAAGGCAGAAGATAAATTTTGACCACCCGAGGGCTCTTGAATTCAGTCTGCTGATCAGGCATGTAAAAATGCTACGCGAGGGCAAGGCAATACAACAGCCCGTATATTCCTACCTTACATGCACCCGATCGGAAGAGACCATGGAGATCATGCCGAAACAGGTAGTAATAATAGAGGGTATCCTTATTCTTACAAGCCGCCTGCTCAGAGAGCTAATGGACATAAAAGTATTTGTCGACGCCGATGCCGATGACAGGCTTTCCAGGGTGATATCAAGAGATATCAGCGAGCGGGGCAGGTCTGTTACCGCAGTACTCGACCGGTACAATAAAACGGTTAAACCAATGCACCTTCAGTTTATCGAACCCACAAAAAGATATGCAGATATCATTATTCCGCAGGGCGGAAACAACAAGGTGGGGATCAATATCCTTACCGAAATTATAAGAAGCAGCCTGAACAACCGCAAAACGCGATAA
- a CDS encoding mannose-6-phosphate isomerase, with protein sequence MRALYPLKFTPIPREMIWGGDKLQKKYNKSFPPEARIGESWEISGYPGKLSVAANGFLQGNSIEELTEVYMGDLVGEKVFDRYGIEFPLLIKLIDANENLSIQVHPDDELAGTRHNGRGKTEMWYVLDAEPGAELISGFSREVSRGIFQEKLNSGNLPELLNFEKVVPGDVFFMPAGRIHAIGKGIVLAEIQQSSDITYRVYDWDRVDSEGKSRELHVDLALDAIDYTCHNDYKTVVSGREDVPVLLADCQWFTTQRLLFRRRLPRDYSLADSFVIHICTKGGYNIIYNGGKDRVAVSGGETVLIPAVLDEVVLETSAITEILEVYIKN encoded by the coding sequence ATGCGAGCATTGTACCCGCTTAAATTCACCCCGATACCCAGGGAAATGATCTGGGGAGGAGACAAACTGCAAAAGAAATACAACAAGAGTTTCCCTCCGGAGGCCAGAATTGGTGAAAGCTGGGAGATTTCTGGTTACCCTGGCAAATTGTCAGTTGCAGCCAATGGCTTTTTACAGGGTAATTCCATTGAGGAGCTGACAGAGGTTTACATGGGTGATCTTGTCGGAGAAAAGGTTTTCGACCGTTATGGAATTGAATTCCCGCTGTTGATCAAGCTTATTGATGCCAATGAAAACCTTTCCATACAGGTGCACCCAGATGATGAACTTGCCGGGACCCGTCACAACGGAAGGGGTAAAACTGAAATGTGGTATGTGCTCGATGCTGAGCCGGGTGCTGAATTGATCTCAGGGTTCAGCAGAGAGGTGAGCCGCGGCATTTTCCAGGAGAAATTAAATAGCGGTAACTTACCTGAATTGCTTAACTTTGAAAAGGTGGTTCCTGGGGATGTTTTCTTTATGCCTGCCGGTAGAATTCATGCAATTGGCAAGGGGATAGTACTTGCCGAGATACAGCAGTCCTCCGATATTACCTACAGGGTATATGACTGGGACAGGGTTGATTCTGAAGGAAAGTCCCGGGAGCTTCATGTCGATCTTGCGCTTGATGCGATCGACTATACATGTCATAATGATTACAAGACAGTTGTTTCCGGCCGGGAGGATGTGCCTGTATTGCTGGCTGACTGCCAGTGGTTCACGACACAGCGCCTCTTGTTCAGACGGAGACTCCCGCGTGATTACAGCCTTGCCGATTCATTTGTAATTCATATATGCACAAAGGGTGGGTATAATATTATATATAATGGCGGAAAGGATAGAGTTGCGGTTTCGGGGGGAGAAACAGTGCTGATACCTGCCGTTCTTGATGAGGTGGTGCTTGAAACCAGTGCAATTACAGAGATACTTGAAGTGTACATAAAAAATTAA